cagtggcagacctatttcccttggtcacggcatcacgtgtgaacgggtggaccgatttcgatcattatttttttataatattccttgaagtacgaggatggttattatggaaagaaaacataaacatgtaccaagggcgaagccggggcggaccactagtatatatatattatatgtctatgtttgcaatgtagaaatcaatttcttaaacattgtattgtaaataataaaaaataaataaaagtacataataaaatggaataaaagttttatttctttattacagtttaattttacataataatatgtaactacataatatatgccaaagaactgtcctgtgattcttacgcgacaaccctccatcgattatcatcttctatactatattccttaacgctgtaataggctctctgaattaaatacctacattttttacataagatttacatttagtactaacaaattctttttctaccgtttgtctagatatattgcttaataatatacaaaaattaattaggtagttattgtgtgttcagtatttcaattattgtgtgttcagtatttcaattatttcttcataatatttgtccatcatccttattatgtttgaattttttggctgaaaataaaaagttttcctggTATTTGACCactttttgcattaaatgtgttggtcaacgaagaccaacattcatcctttaatttattcgtagaagCATTAGTCTCCTTACTGGTTATAATTGAGCAACCTCGTCTTTactcatagccttcttcgatttctgtaacagaaatacctatgtttaacTTAAGAGTGTCCGaagcaaaaagtaagcggcagacgattttaaagaagaaatataaaggcgtacttaccggcgtaatatccatttttaataaatatataaacagtcgtcgttgtattgttattctttaattataaaacttgacaatgaatcaacaatgaatgacaataatttgacaactgacaagcaatgcacgcgtgcgcgagaaaaacgttccgtttttgctttctgtgtaacgcattaggttgtttagaaggaaaattatcacgcagatgtctacaaatatatagttctttagtattagttctttattaataagaaactttattcttaaagtttataattcggctgtatatttaacttattttgtcctgaattttgtgtaattttaatttcaatttggcttataacgaaacgcacatctgtgagtgaagagggctcggtatttttatgaccaacGAATGTCCGTCGACAGcacgtcaagaaataaaattgtggaacggtaataacgactcgtagttagttctagaaaaacggatagtagctttgatactatgacgatccgttgaatataggaaccgggcataaATAAACCAACACATATTTACTGAACAATCAGTGAATCCGCATGGCAAAGCACTAATTATTGTACTAAATAGCGCTTTGGATAACAACGTATTGTATATGTTACCGGCCAAACCCGATTTCAGGACAAACTAGTTTTGCCTAGGCTAAACTATCCTGGGTGTAAGCGTACTTATTTTAGGATAAACTAGTATGGCCTAGTCTAAACTGGTTTATACAGGTCTCAGGATGAACTATTTTGGCATAGACATCTGATCGTGTATAGGAAGAAATAGTTTAACCTAGGCCAAACTAGTTTGTCCTGAAATCAGGTTTGAccggtaacatatataacTCATACAAGTGCGTGCTAGGCTCACTTGTTGCGTATTTGGCTAAGTCAATATCAATAGAAGATTGCAATTATAATAGGACTTCAACGGTATTATACGTAAAGTCAATGATGTTATAGAGATTAGAGGACTAGTGTGATGGTGAATATAAATACTATGATAATAATACGATACTGAGAGTGTTTTTTGCGTTTTTACACCAAATCAGTTGAAACTTGATTGAGCAGAAAAAGGATTAAGAGGACCTAAGCtactattgaaaaataaagatatttgacgacgcggttggcgcagtggtaaagtaactgcctactgagccgacggtcccgggttcgatccccggtcagggcaaatatttgtgtgatgaactcaattatttgttcttgggtctgggtgttattatctatatattatgtatttattaaatattatatttatcgtcgcctagtacccacaacacaagccttaattgagcttactgtgggactaggtcgatttgtgtaataatgtcctataatatttatttatttatttaatcaggtAACAGTCGaaggaaattttaataaattctatacAATTTAACTACTTAATATGAAACAGGCACCCACCGCATCTGACAATTTGATCGcaataaactcaaaaattgCTGCAGAgatcacatattattttttagtggTTCTCGAGGAAtgttttactttataatttgtaaattttacgacaacgcaggcgaagccgtgAGTGGAATGCTAGTGTCTTACTATATCAGAAATacttagtatataatattacctgcttttataaatatggTAATAACCATATTTATAAAGGAACTAAAAACATACGTTGTATCGATActcgtttaaatttttttaaatataaaaccaaTTCAATTCGACTCCACGCTAGTTCGGCcggaacatttttaattaagtcaACACAATTTCGTTCCTgtgtgaaaaaaattatagcgCAAAGCCAATTACCATTGTAAAAGCGTTTGTCCGAAATTACCCTGACGAGACTGTACGGACAAATTTCTATCTCTTTAATTCCGATTAAACTCTTTAGTATTTTCTTTGTGATAAATTAACGGCGATAAAATAATGCTCTCTTTggtatatcatattatgtgaTAATTGCGACATCTTTCACGTTGTTAAAAATGCAATAAGCAATATTTTATGGAAGACTATTTTgtggttttaaaaatatagaatactagctatccgcccgcggcttcgcccgcgttttcaaagaaaaacccgttcccgtaggatttccgggataaaacctatcctatgtctaccctttctcgggtatcaaaatatatctatacctcatgcaaattggttcagtagttaaggcgtgattgagtcacagacagacagacagagttactttcgcatttataatattagtatggatgacgATGAcgatttattgaataataatatgtaatattaattatagaatGGCATTTGTCTACTAtaggtaaaataataaaggtaaATTTAGcagttatcattttattcaattttcttAATGGAAACAAGTAAGTACCTTTTCATTCAATTTCTGACTTCTTCTCTAGCATTTAAACCATAGTAAGTTAAATTTGAGGATGAGTTTCATTAGGTAAATTAAATTGagtttgatatttattattatgttattttcacatacaaatttatttcaatctgctgaacatttattattatattcttctaACTCATGttcaattttatgaatttgttCCACTATTTCTTCAGGTGTAAGTCCTAATCTTGGTGCAAATGATGATTCATAGGAAAGAATATCATCatcacttatattattttcatcatcatctttAATATCACGTTTTTCTCTATCATTTGTTTCTGTAATATCATCTTTTACTGTGTCTTTATGATCATTTCCCATTATTACGgctaaatattcaaagattGTAGGAAggtttttgaatatattaaagtaTTCTTCTGTTAAAATTGTTATGTAACTCTCTTTAGTATTGTCATAGAGgtctgaaaaaaaatatcatgcgTTGATTGATATATGTTTcttcaattattatgataatataataaggtaatttgagttttaattaaaaggtgATTTAGATAAGATTTGCTTTCTTTGAAGTTATTTTTCGTGCTgactattttaaaaaaataagttcatATCTGTATTGcactttgaaatatttgaaacaatgtTACTATATTCCaccttataataaataatatcaaaatacaaaGAATTCACTGTTCAGTAGTTCAGCAAATACTGTCAGAAAGATTTCAATCATACAAAGTAAGTACCAACGCAAGTAAACGTAAGTATACAACGTAAGTAAAACGTGCAAAGTGCAATTTCGCAAAGTTTGATAACTTCCTCATCATATAAAGAGtacaagataatataataggaAACAAACCTTCGCTAGCAACAAATATAACGTTGAGCACAACAAAGATCATGAACAAGATCTTACAAGACATTTCACTGGGAATGTTGCTAACAGCTCGTTACTGCACAACAAATGTGTAGAGGCATTCCTTAGAATTGTAATAACCGATTGATAACGAATGAAGGAAAGCGGATGGTTAAATTAGCATTTCTTGATAAGTCAGCAATTGTATTCGTGACAAAGTAAGAATGTTTAATAAGTAACATAAGTGCGAGTAAGTGGAGTAAggttctaaatttattaatgcttTGACATGTGCTATAactgactagctttccgcctgcggcctcgcccgcgttattaaaaacccgcatagttccagttcccgtgggatttacgggataaaacctagcctatgttgctcagtgaagatgcagct
This window of the Colias croceus chromosome 5, ilColCroc2.1 genome carries:
- the LOC123691647 gene encoding uncharacterized protein LOC123691647, whose product is MSCKILFMIFVVLNVIFVASEDLYDNTKESYITILTEEYFNIFKNLPTIFEYLAVIMGNDHKDTVKDDITETNDREKRDIKDDDENNISDDDILSYESSFAPRLGLTPEEIVEQIHKIEHELEEYNNKCSAD